A genomic segment from Nocardiopsis sp. Huas11 encodes:
- a CDS encoding C40 family peptidase, which translates to MRSRLRTCAGTTAALAVAFTAFGATPAWADPVIQDRPAVSEQLSPDAPSGSHPRDRAASDDTRSDAPDVADPADLRRDAYVAPFRQARSVEYFAVAPTTLSRESVDAVRDIEGVEHVLTVDAARVRVDGEPTSVLGVNPSTFRNHAPGPSAESDEIWQGVAEGRVALSNDVGTERDLDVGSEVTVEGGRGDVSLEVWTHATSGIAGIDALVSRERAAELGMPEGNALVVSAPDAELFELHEALSEALGEDASLQLVADDPEPDVSGDAVPESVIEEVIANAETQLGVPYVWGGTTPNVGFDCSGLLQWAFREAGVSIPRVTHDQWNAGRRVEFDDIERGDLLFWRSDPTAPDYISHVAIYLGDDMMLEAPRTGLDVRVTPVRTDNYAGAVRVNT; encoded by the coding sequence GTGCGGAGCCGCTTGAGAACATGCGCGGGCACCACGGCCGCCCTCGCGGTCGCCTTCACCGCTTTCGGCGCCACTCCGGCCTGGGCCGACCCGGTGATCCAGGACCGTCCCGCCGTCTCCGAACAGCTGTCCCCCGACGCCCCCAGCGGCTCCCATCCCCGTGACCGCGCCGCCTCCGACGACACCCGGTCCGACGCCCCCGACGTCGCCGACCCCGCGGACCTGCGCCGCGACGCCTACGTGGCCCCCTTCCGCCAGGCGCGTAGTGTCGAGTACTTCGCCGTGGCGCCCACGACCCTGTCCAGGGAGTCCGTGGACGCGGTCCGCGACATCGAGGGCGTGGAGCACGTCCTGACCGTCGACGCCGCCCGCGTGCGCGTGGACGGCGAGCCCACCTCCGTGCTGGGCGTCAACCCCTCCACCTTCCGCAACCACGCCCCCGGTCCCTCCGCCGAGTCCGACGAGATCTGGCAGGGCGTGGCCGAGGGCCGCGTGGCCCTGTCCAACGACGTCGGCACCGAGCGCGACCTGGACGTGGGCAGCGAGGTCACCGTCGAGGGCGGGCGCGGCGACGTCTCCCTGGAGGTGTGGACGCACGCCACCTCCGGCATCGCGGGCATCGACGCGCTGGTCTCCCGGGAGCGCGCCGCCGAACTCGGCATGCCCGAGGGCAACGCCCTGGTCGTGTCGGCCCCCGACGCGGAGCTGTTCGAGCTGCACGAGGCCCTGAGCGAGGCCCTGGGCGAGGACGCCTCCCTTCAGCTGGTCGCCGACGACCCCGAGCCCGACGTGTCCGGCGACGCGGTGCCGGAGTCGGTGATCGAGGAGGTCATCGCGAACGCGGAGACCCAGCTCGGCGTCCCCTACGTGTGGGGCGGCACGACGCCGAACGTCGGCTTCGACTGCTCCGGCCTCTTGCAGTGGGCCTTCCGGGAGGCGGGGGTGTCCATCCCGCGCGTGACGCACGACCAGTGGAACGCGGGCCGGCGCGTGGAGTTCGACGACATCGAGCGCGGGGACCTGCTGTTCTGGCGCTCGGACCCCACGGCCCCCGACTACATCTCGCACGTGGCGATCTACCTCGGCGACGACATGATGCTGGAGGCCCCGCGCACCGGTCTGGACGTGCGCGTCACGCCGGTGCGCACCGACAACTACGCGGGCGCGGTGCGCGTCAACACCTGA
- a CDS encoding bifunctional 3'-5' exonuclease/DNA polymerase — MRIAVVADGEGGGWIQELDESPGPVHRVPDLAEAVRGAEERGRHRAEPGSPRTEAPRWVWSASEDVYPDLVRAGARVSRCHDVALTEALLLGHEVRHTEPHSLGAAWARLHDLPVPEDPVRRLGEGTTAQPALFEADRSTLPPGTDRLAALVEVHDDQRRRLAALPDRERVELLAAVESAGGLAAAEMSRDGLPLRPDVHDEVLTELLGPRPPTGQRPAVLADLAARISDTVGRDVNPDSPAQVLKAMAWMGHPVSSTRSWELERIDHPVVPLLLRYKELSRLHSANGWAWRETWVHERPGPDGLRLGRFRPDYVVGGVVSGRWATRGGGALQIPKAVRRAVRADPGWVLVRADAGQLEPRVLAAVSGDAALAAAAAEEDLYARLADQVGGDRERAKIGVLSAMYGQTSGDAAPLLATMRRLYPRALEYVDAAARVGEGGGIVRSWLGRTSPAPTDWQARTAGPEGERRRRAHGRFTRNFVVQASAAEWALVLLAALRHDLPEGPAGAGIVFFVHDEVVLHVPRELAEETVRALARAETRTRTTLFGDTPVRFPLSTTVTDSYDER, encoded by the coding sequence ATGCGGATCGCGGTGGTCGCCGACGGCGAGGGCGGCGGGTGGATCCAGGAACTGGACGAGTCCCCCGGCCCGGTCCACCGTGTCCCCGACCTCGCGGAGGCGGTGCGCGGCGCCGAGGAACGCGGCCGGCACCGGGCGGAGCCGGGCTCGCCCCGGACGGAGGCGCCACGGTGGGTGTGGTCCGCGAGCGAGGACGTCTACCCCGACCTCGTCAGGGCCGGGGCGCGGGTGTCGCGCTGCCACGACGTGGCCCTCACCGAGGCGCTCTTGCTGGGACACGAGGTCCGCCACACCGAGCCGCACTCCCTGGGCGCGGCCTGGGCCCGGCTGCACGACCTGCCCGTGCCCGAGGACCCCGTGCGCCGCCTGGGCGAGGGCACGACCGCCCAACCCGCGCTGTTCGAGGCCGACCGCTCCACACTGCCGCCCGGCACCGACCGGCTCGCCGCCCTCGTCGAGGTGCACGACGACCAGCGGCGCCGCCTGGCCGCGCTGCCCGACCGCGAACGCGTGGAACTGCTGGCCGCGGTGGAGTCCGCGGGCGGCCTCGCCGCCGCCGAGATGAGCCGCGACGGCCTGCCCCTCCGTCCGGACGTCCACGACGAGGTCCTCACCGAGCTCCTCGGCCCGCGGCCCCCGACGGGGCAGCGGCCCGCGGTCCTCGCCGACCTCGCCGCCCGTATCTCCGACACCGTCGGCCGCGACGTCAACCCCGACTCGCCCGCCCAGGTCCTCAAGGCCATGGCGTGGATGGGCCATCCGGTGTCCTCCACCCGCTCCTGGGAGCTGGAACGGATCGACCACCCCGTCGTGCCCCTCCTGCTGAGGTACAAGGAGCTGTCCCGCCTGCACTCGGCCAACGGGTGGGCGTGGCGGGAGACCTGGGTGCACGAGCGACCCGGCCCCGACGGGCTCCGGCTGGGCCGGTTCCGACCCGACTACGTGGTCGGCGGGGTCGTCTCCGGCCGGTGGGCCACCCGCGGGGGAGGGGCCCTGCAGATCCCCAAGGCGGTGCGCCGCGCGGTCCGCGCCGACCCCGGCTGGGTCCTGGTCCGGGCCGACGCCGGACAGCTCGAACCGCGCGTCCTGGCCGCCGTCTCCGGTGACGCCGCCCTGGCCGCCGCGGCCGCGGAGGAGGACCTCTACGCGCGGCTGGCCGACCAGGTGGGCGGCGACCGCGAGCGCGCCAAGATCGGTGTGCTCTCGGCCATGTACGGCCAGACCTCCGGCGACGCCGCGCCGCTGCTCGCCACCATGCGCCGCCTGTACCCGCGCGCCCTGGAGTACGTCGACGCCGCCGCGCGGGTGGGGGAGGGCGGGGGCATCGTGCGGTCCTGGCTGGGCCGGACCTCGCCCGCCCCGACCGACTGGCAGGCCCGCACGGCCGGGCCCGAGGGCGAACGCCGCCGGCGGGCCCACGGCCGCTTCACCCGCAACTTCGTCGTGCAGGCCAGCGCGGCCGAATGGGCGCTGGTGCTGCTGGCGGCGCTGCGCCATGACCTGCCGGAGGGGCCCGCGGGCGCGGGGATCGTCTTCTTCGTGCACGACGAGGTCGTGCTGCACGTACCGCGCGAGCTCGCCGAGGAGACCGTGCGGGCGCTCGCCCGGGCGGAGACCCGCACCCGCACGACCCTGTTCGGGGACACGCCGGTCCGCTTCCCGCTGTCCACCACCGTCACGGACTCCTACGACGAGAGGTAG
- a CDS encoding beta-N-acetylhexosaminidase, with the protein MPHTPLPSLLPRPMSAVTGDPGSLTLTQATRVSADAQAAGVLAWLQREIGAATGLPMATGDEDSAQIRLSVDARAGLGREGYRLIVDGEGAIVVGHDTAGLFYGAQTLRQLLPAAAYRAAPLGDTVWTLPPVSITDAPRFRWRGVMLDVARHFLPKREVLRFIDLLAAHKLNVLHLHLTDDQGWRVQIRRYPKLTEAGSWRTESQQGAGRPPVFDGRPHGGFYTQDDIREIVAYADARHVSVVPEIDVPGHSQAAIHAYPELGECGDIPVGTQWGIFEEVLAVTDHVLDFYKNVLDELIELFPSTYVHVGGDECPKKQWRTSPSAQQRIRDEGLADEDELQSWFIRQLDEHLTKRGRRLLGWDEILEGWLWEGSDTEGGDPPPAKRPAGEGGGRIGLAPGATVMSWRGEEGGIAAARAGHDVVMAPTRTSYLDYKQSESEDEPVPVGTLLRVEDVYLAEPVPAGLTEEEAEHVLGAQVNIWTEHVDTPRRLDYMVFPRLSAFAEQVWSTGERDYAEFEPRLREHLARLDALGVEYRPLDGPRPWQTRPGLVGWGG; encoded by the coding sequence GTGCCTCATACCCCCCTCCCCTCGCTGCTGCCCCGGCCCATGTCCGCGGTCACCGGCGACCCGGGTTCCCTCACCCTCACGCAGGCCACCCGGGTGTCCGCCGACGCCCAGGCGGCCGGCGTGCTCGCCTGGCTGCAGCGCGAGATCGGCGCGGCCACCGGCCTGCCCATGGCCACCGGCGACGAGGACAGCGCCCAGATCCGGCTGAGCGTGGACGCCAGGGCCGGACTGGGACGCGAGGGCTACCGGCTCATCGTGGACGGCGAGGGCGCGATCGTCGTCGGGCACGACACCGCGGGACTCTTCTACGGCGCGCAGACCCTGCGCCAGCTCCTGCCCGCCGCCGCCTACCGCGCCGCCCCGCTGGGGGACACGGTCTGGACGCTGCCCCCGGTGAGCATCACCGACGCCCCGCGGTTCCGGTGGCGCGGCGTGATGCTGGACGTGGCCCGCCACTTCCTCCCCAAGCGCGAGGTGCTGCGGTTCATCGACCTGCTGGCCGCGCACAAGCTCAACGTGCTCCACCTGCACCTGACCGACGACCAGGGCTGGCGCGTGCAGATCCGCCGCTACCCGAAACTCACCGAGGCGGGCTCCTGGCGGACCGAGAGCCAGCAGGGCGCGGGACGTCCCCCGGTGTTCGACGGGCGCCCGCACGGGGGCTTCTACACCCAGGACGACATCCGCGAGATCGTCGCCTACGCCGACGCCCGGCACGTGAGCGTCGTCCCCGAGATCGACGTGCCCGGCCACTCCCAGGCGGCCATCCACGCCTACCCCGAGCTCGGCGAGTGCGGCGACATCCCCGTCGGCACCCAGTGGGGGATCTTCGAGGAGGTCCTCGCGGTGACCGACCACGTCCTGGACTTCTACAAGAACGTCCTCGACGAGCTCATCGAACTGTTCCCGAGCACGTACGTCCACGTCGGCGGCGACGAGTGCCCCAAGAAGCAGTGGCGGACCAGCCCGTCCGCCCAACAGCGCATCCGGGACGAGGGGCTGGCCGACGAGGACGAGCTCCAGAGCTGGTTCATCCGCCAGTTGGACGAGCACCTGACCAAGCGCGGGCGCCGCCTGCTGGGCTGGGACGAGATCCTCGAAGGATGGCTCTGGGAGGGAAGCGACACCGAGGGCGGCGACCCGCCGCCCGCGAAGCGCCCCGCGGGCGAGGGCGGGGGACGCATCGGGCTCGCGCCGGGCGCGACCGTGATGTCGTGGCGCGGAGAGGAGGGCGGGATCGCCGCCGCGCGCGCCGGACACGACGTGGTCATGGCGCCCACCCGCACGTCCTACCTCGACTACAAGCAGTCCGAGTCCGAGGACGAGCCGGTCCCCGTGGGCACCCTGCTGCGCGTCGAGGACGTCTACCTCGCCGAACCGGTCCCGGCCGGCCTCACCGAGGAGGAGGCCGAACACGTGCTGGGCGCCCAGGTGAACATCTGGACCGAGCACGTGGACACCCCGCGCAGGCTCGACTACATGGTCTTCCCCCGCCTGTCGGCCTTCGCCGAGCAGGTGTGGTCGACCGGCGAGCGCGACTACGCCGAGTTCGAGCCGCGTCTGCGCGAGCACCTGGCACGGCTGGACGCGCTCGGGGTGGAGTACCGCCCGCTGGACGGTCCGCGCCCGTGGCAGACCCGCCCCGGCCTCGTGGGCTGGGGCGGATAG
- a CDS encoding glycerophosphodiester phosphodiesterase family protein, translating into MHRIGIVGAVSFIAVASATTALATPTVHPQTTAAGARFAAEHPGPVRSLDAVAHRGASAYAPENTLAAIDEAAARGAVTAEIDVQLTADDELVIMHDATLTRTTDVEERFPGRAPYDVADFTMDEIRELDAGSWFDDSFEGEPVPTLGEALDRLEEHDLNLFLELKQPALYPGMEELVADEITDRRHWMRRNPPWQPRRLVVQSFDWRVTERSKELMPSVPHALLGRVAEDRLDEFGWADLINPNHTTIDAEYVDLLHESGFEIMPYTINDRARMDAVLEMGVDGFITDHPDIGRAAIDDFSGDRNPRAPIVVPPARPAA; encoded by the coding sequence GTGCACCGCATCGGTATCGTCGGAGCCGTCTCGTTCATCGCCGTCGCGAGCGCGACCACCGCGCTCGCCACGCCCACAGTCCACCCCCAGACGACCGCGGCCGGCGCCCGCTTCGCCGCCGAGCACCCCGGCCCCGTCCGGTCGCTGGACGCCGTCGCCCACCGCGGCGCGTCGGCGTACGCACCGGAGAACACCCTGGCCGCCATCGACGAGGCCGCCGCGCGCGGGGCCGTGACCGCGGAGATCGACGTCCAGCTCACCGCGGACGACGAGCTCGTGATCATGCACGACGCCACGCTCACGCGTACGACGGACGTCGAGGAGCGGTTCCCCGGACGGGCGCCCTACGACGTCGCCGACTTCACCATGGACGAGATCCGCGAACTCGACGCCGGGTCCTGGTTCGACGACTCCTTCGAGGGCGAGCCCGTCCCGACCCTGGGCGAGGCGCTGGACCGCCTGGAGGAGCACGACCTCAACCTTTTCCTGGAGCTCAAGCAGCCCGCCCTCTATCCGGGCATGGAGGAGCTGGTCGCCGACGAGATCACCGACCGCCGTCACTGGATGCGGCGCAACCCGCCCTGGCAGCCCCGGCGCCTGGTCGTCCAGAGCTTCGACTGGCGGGTGACCGAGCGGTCCAAGGAACTGATGCCGTCGGTGCCGCACGCCCTGCTCGGCCGCGTAGCCGAGGACCGTCTCGACGAGTTCGGCTGGGCGGACCTGATCAACCCCAACCACACCACCATCGACGCCGAGTACGTGGACCTGCTCCACGAGTCCGGCTTCGAGATCATGCCGTACACCATCAACGACCGTGCCCGCATGGACGCCGTCCTGGAGATGGGCGTCGACGGCTTCATCACCGACCACCCCGACATCGGCCGCGCGGCGATCGACGACTTCTCCGGTGACCGCAACCCGCGGGCGCCCATCGTCGTGCCGCCGGCCAGACCCGCCGCCTGA
- a CDS encoding gamma-glutamyltransferase family protein gives MPGFTTRPQLVGDFGMVASTHWLASAGGMSVLERGGNAFDAAVAAGFTLQVVEPHLNGPGGEVPIILRAAGGRPQVLCGQGVAPAAATVDAFAGMDRVPGAGVLAATVPGSFDAWMLLLRDHGTMTVRQVLDHAVGLAERGYPVLERIALAIDTLAPVFTRHWAGSAAVYLPHGTAPAAGSRLRNPALAATYRRIIAEAEAVGPGREAQIEAARRAWSQGFVAEAVEAFLSSPVPDGAGVPQRALLSAQDMADWQAHYEDTVSVSYGDHTVHKTGPWGQGPTMLQQFRLAEALGTGHDVLDGVSTEFVHRVTESAKLAFADREAWYGDPHRTDVPLKELLSADYAARRAALVDDTTASLDQRPGRIGDRLPFLPPEYLPGRTPGDRTTGEPTVRDAAGATPADLRGDTCHVDVVDAAGNMVSATPSGGWLSSSPVIPDLGFPLGTRAQMFWLDPASPNALEPRKRPRTTLSPTLVTRSDGEAVLAIGTPGGDQQDQWTFTALLRVLNGVDDLQEALDTPMFHTNAFPSSFHPRETVPGDLVVEPGVGEETIDELRARGHRVQVAQPWSLGRLAAVARDPESGELRAAADARGSQGYAAGR, from the coding sequence ATGCCCGGTTTCACCACCCGCCCCCAACTGGTCGGCGACTTCGGCATGGTCGCCTCGACCCACTGGCTCGCCAGTGCCGGCGGCATGTCCGTCCTGGAGCGCGGCGGCAACGCCTTCGACGCCGCCGTCGCGGCGGGCTTCACCCTCCAGGTGGTCGAGCCCCACCTCAACGGCCCCGGCGGCGAGGTACCGATCATCCTGCGGGCGGCGGGCGGCAGACCCCAGGTCCTGTGCGGGCAGGGCGTCGCCCCCGCGGCGGCCACCGTCGACGCCTTCGCCGGCATGGACCGCGTCCCCGGGGCGGGCGTCCTGGCCGCCACCGTCCCCGGCTCCTTCGACGCCTGGATGCTGCTCCTGCGCGACCACGGCACCATGACCGTCCGCCAGGTCCTGGACCACGCCGTCGGGCTCGCCGAACGCGGCTACCCCGTCCTGGAGCGGATCGCCCTCGCCATCGACACCCTCGCCCCCGTCTTCACGCGGCACTGGGCCGGATCGGCCGCGGTCTACCTCCCGCACGGCACCGCGCCCGCCGCCGGATCCCGTCTGCGCAACCCCGCCCTGGCCGCCACCTACCGGCGGATCATCGCCGAGGCGGAGGCCGTGGGCCCCGGCCGCGAGGCCCAGATCGAGGCCGCCCGGCGCGCCTGGTCCCAGGGCTTCGTCGCCGAAGCGGTCGAGGCGTTCCTCTCCTCCCCCGTGCCCGACGGCGCGGGCGTGCCCCAGCGGGCTCTGCTGAGCGCGCAGGACATGGCGGACTGGCAGGCGCACTACGAGGACACCGTGAGCGTGTCCTACGGCGACCACACCGTGCACAAGACGGGGCCGTGGGGACAGGGCCCGACGATGCTCCAGCAGTTCCGGCTGGCCGAGGCCCTGGGCACCGGCCACGACGTCCTCGACGGGGTCAGCACGGAGTTCGTCCACCGGGTGACCGAGTCCGCCAAGCTCGCCTTCGCCGACCGCGAGGCCTGGTACGGCGACCCCCACCGCACCGACGTCCCCCTCAAGGAGCTCCTGAGCGCCGACTACGCCGCCCGGCGCGCCGCGCTCGTCGACGACACCACCGCCAGCCTGGACCAGCGCCCCGGCCGGATCGGCGACCGCCTGCCCTTCCTCCCCCCGGAGTACCTGCCGGGACGTACTCCCGGCGACCGCACCACCGGCGAGCCCACCGTGCGCGACGCGGCCGGGGCCACGCCCGCCGACCTGCGCGGGGACACCTGCCACGTCGACGTCGTCGACGCGGCGGGCAACATGGTCTCCGCCACGCCCAGCGGCGGCTGGCTCAGCAGCTCGCCGGTCATCCCGGACCTGGGATTCCCCTTGGGCACGCGGGCGCAGATGTTCTGGCTGGACCCCGCCTCGCCCAACGCCCTGGAGCCCCGCAAGCGCCCCCGCACCACGCTCTCGCCCACGCTGGTGACCCGCTCGGACGGGGAGGCGGTCCTGGCCATCGGCACGCCCGGCGGCGACCAGCAGGACCAGTGGACGTTCACGGCGCTCCTGCGCGTCCTCAACGGCGTGGACGACCTCCAGGAGGCCCTGGACACCCCCATGTTCCACACCAACGCCTTCCCGAGCTCGTTCCACCCGCGCGAGACCGTTCCCGGCGACCTGGTCGTGGAGCCGGGCGTGGGCGAGGAGACCATCGACGAACTGCGCGCCCGCGGCCACCGCGTGCAGGTCGCGCAGCCCTGGTCGCTGGGCCGGCTGGCGGCCGTGGCCCGCGATCCGGAGTCGGGCGAACTGCGCGCCGCGGCCGACGCACGCGGTTCCCAGGGCTACGCGGCCGGACGCTGA
- a CDS encoding alanine racemase encodes MSQRLTIPREHVDWRTKGLWWTGEPITLEEFAARRDPLFTGPFTWPLMVLRASALDRNIAALADFTARRGLLFAPHGKTSMAPALLQRQLDAGAWGITAATANQVLAYRRFGIARVLLANELLDARVLRVLAAELDRDHAFEFLFYADSAEGVAVAAQAAADARGGRPLRVLVERGTPGGRTGCRTREELLSVARAVAGAPGLELAGVAGYEGPIKDAEGVRAFVRDLVGDAAAIAAEHGMERPVLSVGGSAWFDVVAEEVGASPDVVPILRSGAYVAHDDGLYRRTTPYRRLPEGPDALAGALELWAQVTSTPEPGLAIAGMGRREANSDQGFPLPRVLRRADGSTAPATGMEVTGLNDHHAYLTVPPELDVRPGDLVSFGISHPCTAFDRWQVLPVVDDRDTVVDAVATYF; translated from the coding sequence GTGAGCCAACGGCTGACCATCCCCCGCGAACACGTCGACTGGCGGACCAAGGGGCTGTGGTGGACGGGTGAACCGATCACCCTGGAGGAGTTCGCCGCCCGGCGCGACCCGCTCTTCACTGGACCCTTCACCTGGCCCCTCATGGTCCTGAGGGCCTCGGCCCTGGACCGCAACATCGCCGCCCTCGCCGACTTCACCGCCCGCCGGGGTCTGCTGTTCGCACCGCACGGCAAGACCTCGATGGCGCCCGCGCTCCTGCAGCGCCAGCTCGACGCCGGGGCCTGGGGGATCACCGCCGCGACGGCCAACCAGGTCCTGGCCTACCGCCGCTTCGGCATCGCCCGTGTCCTGCTGGCCAACGAGCTGCTGGACGCCCGCGTGCTGCGCGTGCTCGCCGCCGAACTCGACCGCGACCACGCCTTCGAGTTCCTCTTCTACGCCGACTCCGCGGAGGGCGTGGCCGTGGCCGCCCAGGCCGCCGCCGACGCCCGGGGCGGCCGCCCCCTGCGGGTGCTGGTCGAGCGCGGCACGCCCGGCGGGCGCACCGGATGCCGTACCCGCGAGGAGCTGCTGTCCGTGGCGCGCGCGGTCGCCGGGGCGCCGGGACTGGAACTGGCCGGGGTCGCCGGCTACGAGGGACCGATCAAGGACGCCGAGGGCGTGCGCGCCTTCGTCCGCGACCTGGTCGGCGACGCGGCCGCGATCGCCGCCGAACACGGGATGGAGCGTCCGGTGCTCTCCGTGGGCGGGAGCGCCTGGTTCGACGTCGTGGCCGAGGAGGTCGGCGCGAGCCCGGACGTGGTGCCGATCCTGCGCAGCGGCGCCTACGTGGCGCACGACGACGGCCTGTACCGGCGGACCACGCCCTACCGCAGGCTGCCGGAGGGTCCCGACGCGCTGGCCGGGGCGCTGGAGCTGTGGGCGCAGGTGACCTCGACGCCCGAGCCGGGGCTGGCCATCGCCGGGATGGGCCGCCGGGAGGCCAACTCCGACCAGGGCTTCCCCCTGCCGCGCGTGCTGCGGCGCGCCGACGGCTCGACGGCCCCGGCGACGGGGATGGAGGTCACCGGCCTCAACGACCACCACGCCTACCTCACCGTCCCGCCGGAGCTCGACGTGCGCCCGGGCGACCTCGTCTCCTTCGGCATCTCGCACCCGTGCACGGCCTTCGACCGCTGGCAGGTGCTGCCGGTGGTCGACGACCGCGACACGGTCGTCGACGCCGTGGCGACCTACTTCTGA
- a CDS encoding glycosyltransferase has translation MVQPTRALRVLIATDTYPPDVNGAGYFTHRLAEGMADRGHHVHVVCPSERGAPYVAVNGAVTEHRLRSAPIPFQESMRAALPLGMGGHIARLLARLDPDVVHVQSHFTLSRAAQRRARAAGIPVVLTNHFMPDNLYAHARLPGALHGLAGSLAWRDMIGVAAEADHVTTPTPRAARLLREKGFAGTVEDISCGIDLERFHPRPGDREAARSKFGLPERDTIVFVGRLDAEKRIDDTIRALAAVSGERDVQLALAGTGQREDELRSLAAELGVADRVFFLGFVPDAELPLVYAAGDVFAIAGVAELQSIATLEAMSTGLPVVAADAMALPHLVEEGRNGFLFPPGDALHLADRLLTVLGSRREALGEASREIAQRHDHHRSLARFEDVYRRLQGREPQRLRAERVVAA, from the coding sequence ATGGTCCAGCCCACCCGCGCACTGCGTGTCCTGATCGCCACGGACACCTACCCGCCCGACGTCAACGGTGCCGGCTACTTCACCCACCGCCTGGCGGAGGGCATGGCCGACCGGGGCCACCACGTGCACGTGGTGTGCCCGTCGGAGCGCGGAGCCCCCTACGTCGCGGTCAACGGCGCGGTGACCGAGCACCGCCTGCGCTCGGCGCCGATCCCGTTCCAGGAGAGCATGCGCGCCGCCCTCCCCCTGGGCATGGGCGGACACATCGCGCGCCTGCTGGCCCGGCTGGACCCCGACGTCGTGCACGTGCAGAGCCACTTCACGCTGAGCCGGGCGGCGCAGCGCCGGGCCAGGGCGGCGGGGATCCCGGTCGTGCTGACCAACCACTTCATGCCGGACAACCTCTACGCGCACGCCCGCCTGCCCGGTGCCCTGCACGGCCTGGCCGGGTCGCTGGCGTGGCGGGACATGATCGGCGTCGCGGCCGAGGCCGACCACGTGACCACCCCGACGCCGCGCGCGGCCCGGCTGCTGCGCGAGAAGGGGTTCGCGGGCACGGTGGAGGACATCTCGTGCGGGATCGACCTGGAGCGCTTCCACCCCCGGCCCGGGGACCGGGAGGCCGCGCGGTCGAAGTTCGGGCTGCCCGAGCGGGACACGATCGTGTTCGTGGGGCGCCTGGACGCGGAGAAGCGGATCGACGACACCATCCGGGCGCTGGCCGCGGTCTCCGGCGAGCGCGACGTGCAGCTGGCGCTGGCGGGGACCGGCCAGCGCGAGGACGAACTGCGGTCGCTGGCCGCCGAGCTGGGCGTGGCCGACCGGGTCTTCTTCCTCGGCTTCGTGCCGGACGCGGAGCTGCCGCTGGTCTACGCGGCGGGCGACGTCTTCGCCATCGCCGGAGTGGCCGAGCTGCAGAGCATCGCCACCCTGGAGGCCATGTCGACCGGACTGCCGGTGGTGGCGGCCGACGCGATGGCGCTGCCGCACCTGGTGGAGGAGGGGCGCAACGGGTTCCTCTTCCCGCCGGGCGACGCCCTGCACCTGGCCGACCGGCTTCTGACGGTGCTCGGGTCGCGGCGCGAGGCGCTGGGTGAGGCCAGCCGGGAGATCGCGCAGCGGCACGACCACCACCGGTCCCTGGCGCGGTTCGAGGACGTCTACCGGCGGCTCCAGGGACGCGAGCCCCAGCGGCTGCGGGCGG
- a CDS encoding DMT family transporter: MVWPVLIAVAGAFTLALGSAMQERDAVRAPGHRVARAGFLLHLVRQPRWMLGSAAAVLGACLHLVALSGAPLTIIQPIGVTGLLFAIVLSAVFTRRRVGVGQIAAGVAVMVGLVGVLWLFPHGSDTPLLPTSVALILTGATLGLGAVVYLTAHWMPDGARGIMLALAGGTAMGTTSGLARVITAGVHGDWTSVISWLTPLALITAVFGALLMQNAYRTGHFAAAYSTLLITDPVVGVGIGALLLGEGVPETLPAQIAAGAFAALAIAGTVSLAQARHRNPEAEHQHTGSTAHS, from the coding sequence ATGGTCTGGCCCGTCCTGATCGCCGTCGCGGGGGCCTTCACCCTGGCACTCGGCTCCGCCATGCAGGAGCGCGACGCCGTACGCGCCCCCGGCCACCGGGTGGCCCGCGCCGGCTTCCTCCTGCACCTGGTACGCCAGCCGCGCTGGATGCTCGGCAGCGCCGCCGCGGTCCTGGGCGCCTGCCTGCACCTGGTGGCCCTGAGCGGTGCGCCGCTGACCATCATCCAGCCCATCGGCGTCACCGGCCTGCTGTTCGCGATCGTGCTCTCGGCGGTGTTCACCCGCCGGCGGGTCGGCGTCGGGCAGATCGCCGCGGGAGTGGCCGTGATGGTCGGCCTCGTGGGCGTCCTCTGGCTGTTCCCGCACGGCTCGGACACTCCGCTGCTGCCCACGTCGGTGGCGCTGATCCTGACCGGGGCGACGCTCGGACTCGGCGCGGTGGTCTACCTCACCGCCCACTGGATGCCCGACGGAGCCCGCGGCATCATGCTCGCCCTGGCCGGAGGGACGGCGATGGGAACCACGTCGGGCCTGGCCCGGGTGATCACGGCGGGGGTGCACGGGGACTGGACCAGCGTCATCAGCTGGCTGACGCCCCTCGCGCTGATCACGGCGGTCTTCGGCGCCCTGCTCATGCAGAACGCCTACCGCACCGGGCACTTCGCCGCCGCCTACTCGACCCTGCTCATCACCGACCCCGTGGTCGGCGTGGGGATCGGCGCCCTCCTCCTGGGCGAGGGCGTCCCCGAGACCCTGCCGGCCCAGATCGCGGCGGGCGCCTTCGCCGCGCTGGCCATCGCCGGAACCGTGAGCCTGGCGCAGGCGCGCCACCGCAACCCGGAAGCAGAGCACCAGCACACCGGCAGCACCGCCCACAGTTGA